A single region of the Streptococcus sanguinis genome encodes:
- a CDS encoding CBS domain-containing protein yields MKLSERQKKIVEIVKEHQPLSGEKISELLDISRATLRSDLSFLTLVGILKATPKVGYTYSGSDLETLFFFDTFRKEVAEIMTSPVLVSHDSFIQDAIITLFMYDADVLYVIDEHKLLLGILSRKDLLRASLNTNIDSTPVAVCMTRMPHIKTCYKDMNILEAAAVLQDFAIDSLPVVDKDNERKLLGTVTKSALLDYIIQEARSAEVNR; encoded by the coding sequence TTGAAATTAAGTGAACGGCAAAAGAAAATTGTAGAAATTGTAAAAGAACACCAGCCACTCAGCGGTGAGAAAATCTCTGAATTACTCGATATTTCTCGGGCGACACTGCGCTCGGACCTGTCTTTTCTGACCTTGGTTGGGATTTTGAAGGCTACGCCTAAAGTTGGTTACACATACTCGGGCTCAGATTTAGAGACGCTTTTCTTTTTCGATACCTTTCGAAAGGAAGTGGCGGAAATTATGACATCTCCTGTTTTGGTATCTCATGATTCCTTTATTCAAGATGCCATTATCACCTTATTTATGTATGATGCGGATGTTCTCTATGTCATTGATGAGCATAAGCTGCTCTTGGGGATTTTGTCGCGTAAGGACTTGCTGCGGGCTTCGCTCAATACTAACATTGACAGCACGCCTGTAGCGGTCTGCATGACCCGAATGCCCCATATTAAAACTTGCTACAAGGATATGAATATTTTGGAAGCGGCAGCAGTTTTGCAGGATTTTGCGATTGATTCACTGCCGGTAGTGGATAAGGATAATGAACGTAAGCTTTTAGGAACTGTGACCAAGTCAGCTCTGCTGGATTATATTATTCAAGAGGCCAGAAGTGCTGAGGTTAATAGATAA
- the ppdK gene encoding pyruvate, phosphate dikinase, translating into MAKWIHSFEEGCADDKALLGGKGANLAEMTNLGLPVPPGFTITTESCIEYLKSPYFFESSLKEDVLKAVTVLEEKTGKYFSGNDSALLLVSVRSGAKFSMPGMMDTILNLGLNDLRTQTLAEQTNADFAYNCYRRLLQMFADVVYGISKDEFDDLLGYFERNAGKQAKDFTLDEHQALIDQYKQLYREHHQTFPQSSKEQLYAAIKAVFKSWNNPRAEVYRNLNDIPHDLGTAVNVQAMVFGNSDQASGTGVVFTRNPASGEHQLFGEFLLNAQGEDVVAGIRTPEPIAALETALPQAYAAFQDYAKILENHYKDMQDIEFTIEKGKLYILQTRNGKRTAKASLKIALDLVDEGIISKKEALQRVSPATISQLIHPVFKEKALQDAPFLAQGLPASPGAATGEIVFTAERAKDYHSLGKKVILVRQETSPEDIEGMVVSQAIVTSQGGMTSHAAVVARGMGTCCVAGCGELTISEESKTVSCGSLVLTEGDVISVDGSSGRIYSGEIPTVLVENDQELQRLLSWADEVAQLKVRANAETVQDLKTAIKFGAKGIGLARTEHMFFGQERILEMRRLILADNELETRSALKKLLEFQEKDFYQMFQAVQDKPMIIRLLDPPMHEFLPKDSQDIKALADKLHKSPEKLTRRIEQLQESNPMLGHRGCRLGITQPEIYKMQVEAVFKSAIKLSQEGLTVKPEIMIPLIADKAELDSVKAFLIQHINKLFRHQGQEPFPYEIGTMIELPRACLVADQLAQEADFFSFGTNDLTQMTYGFSRDDIGKFIGHYKEKEILPFDPFQSIDQDGVGELMRIAISKGRQVKPELPIGICGEVGGDPASIPFFQEIGVTYVSCSPYRVPAARLAVAQAALQDEKA; encoded by the coding sequence ATGGCGAAATGGATTCACTCCTTCGAGGAAGGATGTGCAGATGATAAGGCTTTGCTTGGCGGAAAAGGAGCCAACCTAGCTGAAATGACCAATTTGGGACTGCCTGTCCCTCCAGGTTTTACTATTACTACAGAAAGCTGTATCGAATATTTAAAAAGCCCTTATTTCTTTGAATCCTCTTTAAAAGAAGATGTTTTAAAAGCGGTTACTGTCCTAGAAGAAAAAACAGGTAAATATTTCAGTGGCAACGACTCAGCCTTGCTCTTAGTGTCTGTTCGAAGCGGAGCCAAGTTTTCCATGCCGGGCATGATGGACACTATTCTCAATCTAGGTCTAAACGATTTAAGAACCCAGACTCTGGCTGAGCAGACCAACGCTGACTTTGCCTACAACTGCTATCGACGTCTGCTGCAAATGTTTGCTGATGTAGTTTATGGCATTTCCAAAGATGAGTTCGATGACCTTTTGGGCTATTTTGAAAGGAATGCTGGCAAACAGGCCAAGGATTTCACATTGGATGAACATCAAGCATTAATCGACCAGTACAAGCAGCTTTATCGTGAGCATCATCAAACCTTCCCCCAAAGCTCGAAAGAGCAGCTTTATGCTGCTATCAAGGCGGTCTTCAAGTCTTGGAATAATCCCCGTGCTGAGGTTTACCGCAACTTGAATGATATTCCTCATGACTTGGGAACAGCGGTGAATGTCCAAGCCATGGTTTTCGGAAATAGCGACCAAGCCAGTGGTACAGGAGTCGTCTTTACGAGAAACCCTGCCAGCGGTGAGCATCAGCTATTTGGCGAGTTCTTGCTCAATGCACAAGGAGAGGATGTCGTAGCTGGCATTCGGACCCCTGAGCCTATTGCTGCACTTGAGACAGCTCTCCCTCAGGCCTATGCAGCCTTCCAAGACTATGCTAAGATTCTCGAAAACCACTACAAGGACATGCAAGACATCGAATTTACCATCGAAAAGGGTAAACTCTATATTCTCCAAACTAGAAACGGTAAACGGACCGCCAAGGCATCTTTGAAAATCGCCTTAGATTTGGTAGACGAGGGCATTATTAGCAAAAAAGAAGCTCTCCAGCGCGTATCTCCTGCTACGATTAGCCAACTCATCCATCCTGTATTTAAAGAAAAAGCTCTGCAAGATGCTCCTTTCTTGGCTCAAGGACTGCCAGCCAGCCCTGGTGCTGCAACTGGCGAGATTGTCTTTACAGCTGAGCGCGCCAAAGACTACCACTCCTTGGGTAAAAAGGTCATTTTAGTCCGTCAGGAAACTTCCCCTGAAGACATTGAGGGTATGGTCGTCAGCCAGGCCATCGTAACCAGTCAGGGCGGTATGACCTCTCACGCAGCTGTCGTAGCCCGAGGAATGGGAACCTGCTGTGTGGCTGGCTGTGGAGAGTTGACCATCAGCGAGGAAAGCAAAACTGTTTCCTGCGGAAGTCTTGTTTTGACTGAAGGTGATGTCATTTCAGTTGATGGTAGCTCTGGGCGCATTTATAGCGGTGAGATTCCGACCGTCCTAGTCGAAAATGACCAAGAACTCCAACGACTGCTTTCTTGGGCAGACGAAGTCGCACAGCTCAAAGTCCGTGCCAACGCAGAGACCGTTCAAGATCTAAAAACAGCTATTAAGTTTGGGGCAAAGGGCATTGGTCTGGCTCGTACCGAACACATGTTCTTTGGTCAAGAACGGATTCTAGAAATGCGGCGCCTGATCCTGGCCGACAACGAATTGGAAACTAGATCCGCCCTCAAAAAACTGCTGGAGTTCCAAGAAAAAGACTTCTATCAAATGTTCCAAGCAGTTCAGGACAAACCTATGATTATCCGTCTTTTGGATCCGCCCATGCATGAATTTCTACCTAAAGATTCACAGGATATCAAGGCTTTGGCTGACAAACTGCACAAATCGCCAGAAAAACTGACTCGCCGCATTGAACAGCTGCAAGAAAGCAATCCTATGCTGGGTCACCGCGGCTGCCGTCTGGGGATTACGCAACCAGAGATTTACAAGATGCAGGTCGAAGCCGTTTTCAAGAGTGCTATCAAGCTGAGTCAGGAAGGATTGACTGTCAAGCCAGAAATCATGATTCCGCTGATTGCGGACAAGGCCGAGCTGGACTCTGTCAAAGCCTTTCTCATCCAACATATTAACAAGCTCTTTAGGCATCAAGGTCAGGAGCCTTTCCCTTATGAAATTGGCACTATGATTGAACTTCCGCGCGCCTGTCTGGTTGCAGACCAGCTGGCTCAGGAAGCGGACTTCTTCAGCTTTGGTACTAACGACCTGACCCAGATGACCTACGGTTTCTCACGAGACGATATTGGAAAATTCATCGGCCATTATAAGGAGAAAGAAATTCTTCCTTTTGATCCTTTCCAAAGTATTGACCAGGACGGCGTTGGTGAATTGATGCGCATAGCTATCAGCAAAGGGCGTCAAGTCAAGCCTGAACTTCCTATCGGCATTTGTGGCGAGGTCGGTGGCGATCCTGCTTCCATCCCCTTCTTCCAAGAAATTGGCGTCACCTATGTCTCCTGCTCTCCTTATCGAGTTCCAGCAGCTAGGCTGGCTGTCGCTCAAGCGGCACTCCAAGATGAGAAGGCATGA
- a CDS encoding DUF6556 family protein — protein MESYSRSNKNKTKSSKKPTKQHIKTGLSAFQKTIATVASILSIIIASITIMNLTSHKDEKSKTDTSSSTATTTIIKEIEKETSSPASTAANDTAASSSDGAAVETSASSSAANTAAGDTTASSQSQDTATNTQTEASN, from the coding sequence ATGGAAAGCTATTCTCGCAGTAATAAAAATAAGACAAAATCATCTAAAAAACCTACTAAACAGCATATTAAAACCGGCCTTTCAGCCTTCCAAAAGACCATTGCAACGGTTGCCAGTATCTTGTCCATCATCATTGCCAGCATCACGATTATGAATCTGACCAGTCATAAGGATGAAAAATCCAAAACTGATACCAGCAGCTCTACTGCAACGACAACTATTATCAAGGAAATCGAAAAAGAAACAAGCAGCCCCGCTTCAACGGCTGCAAATGATACTGCTGCTTCCAGCAGCGATGGAGCAGCGGTTGAGACTAGTGCATCTAGCTCTGCAGCAAATACAGCAGCAGGCGACACTACCGCTTCTAGCCAGAGTCAAGATACTGCAACCAATACTCAGACAGAAGCTTCAAACTAA
- a CDS encoding ABC transporter substrate-binding protein: MRKLYSFLAGILLIILVLWGVSYQIESRTQSKESDKLVIYNWGDYIDPELLTEFTKETGVQIQYDTFDSNEAMYTKVKQGGTTYDIAIPSEYMIAKMMKEGLVEKLDHSQIKGLENIGSDFLDQPFDPGNQYSIPYFWGTLGIVYNEKMVDKAPEHWNDLWRPEYKNSIMMIDGAREVMGLGLNSDGHSLNSKDANQLQEAVDKLYTLTPNIKAIVADEMKGYMIQNNAAIGVTFSGEARQMLEANEDLRYVVPTEASNLWFDNIVIPKTVKNKKAAYQFINFMLRPENAYKNALYVGYSTPNLPAKAMLPKEIQEDEAFYPTEETMKHLEVYEQLGPKWLGTYNDLYLQVKMYRK; the protein is encoded by the coding sequence ATGAGAAAGCTCTATTCATTTTTAGCGGGGATTCTGCTGATTATCTTAGTCTTGTGGGGTGTTAGTTACCAGATCGAAAGTCGGACGCAGAGTAAGGAAAGCGATAAGTTAGTTATTTACAACTGGGGTGACTATATTGATCCTGAGCTGCTGACTGAGTTTACTAAGGAAACTGGTGTCCAAATCCAGTACGATACATTTGACTCCAATGAAGCCATGTATACGAAAGTAAAGCAGGGCGGCACAACATACGACATTGCTATTCCCAGTGAATATATGATTGCCAAGATGATGAAGGAAGGCTTGGTGGAAAAGCTAGATCATAGCCAGATTAAAGGTTTGGAAAATATCGGATCTGACTTTTTAGACCAGCCTTTCGATCCTGGAAATCAGTATTCGATTCCTTATTTTTGGGGAACGCTGGGCATTGTCTACAATGAAAAAATGGTTGATAAAGCTCCAGAGCATTGGAATGACCTCTGGCGTCCTGAATACAAAAACTCCATCATGATGATTGACGGAGCCCGCGAAGTCATGGGACTTGGTCTGAACTCGGATGGCCATAGTCTAAACTCCAAAGATGCAAATCAGTTGCAGGAGGCTGTTGATAAGCTCTACACTCTGACGCCAAACATCAAGGCCATTGTGGCTGATGAGATGAAAGGTTATATGATTCAGAACAATGCCGCTATCGGTGTGACCTTTTCTGGTGAGGCTCGTCAGATGCTGGAAGCCAATGAAGACCTGCGCTATGTCGTGCCTACAGAGGCCAGCAATCTTTGGTTTGACAATATAGTCATTCCAAAAACCGTCAAAAATAAAAAAGCGGCCTATCAGTTTATTAACTTTATGCTGAGACCGGAGAATGCTTATAAAAATGCCCTTTATGTCGGCTATTCGACACCAAATCTTCCTGCCAAGGCCATGCTGCCTAAGGAAATTCAGGAAGATGAGGCTTTTTATCCGACAGAAGAAACGATGAAACATCTGGAAGTTTATGAGCAGTTGGGCCCTAAATGGCTGGGAACCTACAACGATCTCTATCTTCAAGTCAAGATGTATCGGAAGTGA
- a CDS encoding ABC transporter permease has translation MKKIANIYLAFVFLVLYIPIFYLIAYAFNAGEDMNRFTGFSLSHFQNLFEDSRLILILVQTFFLAFLSSLIATLIGTFGAIYIYQARKKYQDAFLSINNILMVAPDVMIGASFLILFTTAKFQLGFLSVLASHVAFSIPIVVLMILPRLKEMNDDMIKAAYDLGASQLQMLKEIMLPYLTPAIIAGYFMAFTYSLDDFAVTFFVTGNGFSTLSVEIYSRARQGISLEINALSALVFLFSIALVIGYYFITREKEEAV, from the coding sequence ATGAAAAAAATTGCAAATATCTATCTGGCTTTTGTCTTTTTGGTACTGTATATTCCCATCTTTTACCTGATTGCTTATGCTTTTAATGCTGGGGAAGACATGAATCGTTTTACAGGATTCAGTCTCAGCCATTTTCAGAATCTCTTTGAGGATTCACGCCTGATTTTGATTTTGGTTCAGACTTTCTTTCTGGCTTTCCTGTCGTCATTGATTGCGACGCTGATTGGAACTTTTGGAGCCATCTATATTTATCAAGCCCGCAAGAAATATCAGGATGCCTTTCTGTCTATCAACAATATCCTCATGGTAGCGCCGGATGTCATGATTGGGGCCAGTTTTCTGATTCTCTTTACTACTGCAAAATTCCAGCTGGGCTTCCTGTCTGTGCTGGCTAGCCATGTAGCCTTTTCCATTCCGATTGTGGTGCTGATGATTCTTCCGCGTCTGAAGGAAATGAATGATGATATGATTAAGGCTGCCTATGACCTAGGCGCCAGCCAATTGCAAATGCTGAAAGAAATCATGTTGCCTTATCTGACTCCAGCCATTATCGCTGGCTACTTCATGGCTTTTACCTATTCGCTAGATGATTTTGCTGTGACCTTCTTCGTTACAGGCAATGGTTTCTCTACTCTGTCTGTTGAGATTTACTCCCGCGCTCGTCAGGGGATTTCTCTGGAAATCAATGCCCTATCAGCCTTGGTCTTTCTCTTCAGCATTGCTTTGGTAATTGGGTATTACTTTATCACCCGTGAGAAGGAGGAGGCCGTATGA
- a CDS encoding ABC transporter permease — protein sequence MKKTTSNLFLLPYLLWIFLFVLAPVVMIIWKSFFNIEGQFTLENYQTYFTSQNWTYLKMSLNSVLYAGIITLVTLLISYPTAFFLTQLKHKQLWLMLIVLPTWINLLLKAYAFIGIFGQNGSINQFLTFIGVGPQQILFTDFSFIFVASYIELPFMILPIFNVLDDLDPNLINASYDLGANRWETFRRVVFPLSLNGVRSGVQSVFIPSLSLFMLTRLIGGNRVITLGTAIEQHFLTTQNWGMGSTIGVVLIVAMLFTMWATKERRGR from the coding sequence ATGAAGAAAACAACCTCTAATCTTTTTCTCTTGCCATACCTGCTCTGGATTTTCCTCTTTGTCCTGGCACCTGTTGTCATGATTATCTGGAAATCCTTCTTTAATATTGAAGGCCAGTTTACGCTGGAAAATTACCAGACCTACTTTACATCGCAGAACTGGACCTATCTCAAGATGAGTCTGAATTCGGTCCTTTATGCAGGGATTATTACTCTCGTAACCCTGCTGATTTCCTATCCGACCGCCTTCTTTTTGACTCAGCTCAAGCACAAGCAGCTTTGGCTGATGCTGATTGTCCTGCCGACCTGGATCAATCTCCTGCTTAAAGCTTATGCTTTTATCGGAATTTTTGGTCAGAATGGCTCAATCAATCAATTTCTGACTTTTATTGGAGTAGGCCCGCAGCAGATTCTCTTTACGGACTTTTCATTTATCTTTGTAGCTAGCTACATTGAGCTGCCTTTTATGATTCTGCCCATTTTCAACGTTCTGGATGATTTGGATCCAAATCTTATCAATGCCAGCTATGACTTGGGAGCCAATCGCTGGGAGACTTTCCGTCGGGTCGTTTTCCCTTTGTCATTGAATGGTGTCAGAAGTGGAGTGCAGTCAGTCTTTATCCCTAGTCTCAGCCTTTTCATGCTGACCCGCTTAATCGGGGGTAATCGGGTAATTACTCTGGGGACAGCCATTGAGCAGCACTTCCTGACCACTCAGAACTGGGGCATGGGCTCTACTATCGGAGTGGTGCTGATTGTTGCTATGCTCTTTACCATGTGGGCAACCAAGGAAAGGAGAGGGCGATGA
- a CDS encoding ABC transporter ATP-binding protein, producing MKKPIIEFKNVSKVFEDNNTVVLKDINFELEEGKFYTLLGSSGSGKSTILNIIAGLLDATDGDIFLDGVRINDIPTNKRDVHTVFQSYALFPHMNVFENVAFPLRLRKVDKKEIQERVAEVLKMVQLEGFERRSIRKLSGGQRQRVAIARAIINQPRVVLLDEPLSALDLKLRTDMQYELRELQQRLGITFVFVTHDQEEALAMSDWIFVMNDGEIVQSGTPVDIYDEPINHFVATFIGESNILPGKMIEDYLVEFNGKRFEAVDGGMRPNESVEVVIRPEDLRITLPEEGKLQVKVDTQLFRGVHYEIIAYDELGNEWMIHSTRKAIVGEEIGLHFEPEDIHIMRLNETEEEFDARIEEYVEVEEQEAGLINAIEEERDEENNL from the coding sequence TTGAAAAAACCAATCATCGAGTTTAAAAACGTTTCAAAAGTTTTTGAAGATAATAATACTGTCGTTCTGAAAGATATTAATTTCGAGCTGGAAGAAGGAAAGTTCTATACTTTGCTAGGCTCTTCCGGCTCTGGTAAATCAACGATTCTGAACATCATTGCTGGTCTTTTAGACGCGACAGACGGGGATATTTTTCTTGATGGCGTCCGCATCAATGATATTCCCACTAATAAAAGAGACGTCCACACGGTTTTTCAGTCCTATGCACTGTTTCCGCATATGAATGTTTTTGAAAATGTTGCCTTTCCGCTGCGTCTGCGCAAGGTTGATAAAAAAGAAATTCAAGAGCGGGTTGCTGAAGTGCTGAAAATGGTTCAGCTAGAAGGTTTTGAGCGCCGTTCTATTCGCAAACTGTCGGGCGGTCAGCGCCAGCGTGTAGCCATCGCGCGGGCAATCATTAATCAGCCGCGGGTTGTTTTACTGGATGAGCCGCTGTCTGCTCTGGATTTGAAGCTGCGTACAGATATGCAGTATGAGTTGCGGGAATTGCAGCAGCGTCTCGGCATTACCTTTGTCTTTGTCACGCACGACCAAGAGGAAGCTCTGGCTATGAGCGACTGGATTTTCGTTATGAATGACGGCGAGATTGTTCAGTCGGGGACGCCTGTTGATATTTATGACGAGCCCATCAACCACTTTGTTGCAACCTTCATTGGCGAGTCCAATATTCTGCCAGGTAAGATGATTGAGGACTATCTGGTTGAGTTTAACGGCAAGCGCTTTGAAGCAGTGGATGGTGGGATGCGCCCAAATGAATCTGTTGAAGTGGTGATTCGGCCGGAGGACTTGCGGATTACTCTGCCAGAAGAAGGCAAGCTGCAGGTTAAAGTTGATACCCAGCTTTTCCGTGGCGTTCACTATGAGATTATCGCTTATGATGAACTGGGCAATGAATGGATGATTCACTCGACTCGCAAGGCCATTGTTGGTGAAGAAATTGGTCTACATTTCGAGCCTGAAGATATCCATATCATGCGTCTCAATGAAACTGAAGAAGAATTCGATGCCCGTATCGAAGAATATGTAGAAGTAGAAGAGCAGGAAGCGGGGCTGATCAATGCTATTGAGGAGGAACGCGATGAAGAAAACAACCTCTAA
- the murB gene encoding UDP-N-acetylmuramate dehydrogenase yields MQKLEKLKSELEGIDIRFNEPLSQYTYTKVGGAADFLVFPRNRYELARIVNFANQEDIPWMVLGNASNIIVRDGGIRGFVIMFDKLNNIAVDGYMIEAEAGANLIQTTHIALQNSLTGFEFACGIPGSVGGAVFMNAGAYGGEIAHVLVSCKVLTPQGQVKTLDVRDMKFGYRHSLVQETGDIVISAKFALSPGVHRTIRQEMERLTHLRELKQPLEYPSCGSVFKRPLGYFAGQLISEAGLKGHRIGGVEVSEKHAGFMINVDKGTAQDYENLIAHVIERVRENSGITLEREVRIIGESL; encoded by the coding sequence ATGCAAAAACTAGAGAAATTAAAATCTGAATTAGAGGGAATCGACATTCGCTTCAATGAGCCTTTGAGCCAATACACTTATACAAAGGTCGGGGGCGCAGCCGATTTCTTAGTTTTCCCCCGTAATCGTTATGAGCTAGCTCGCATTGTCAATTTTGCCAATCAAGAAGACATTCCTTGGATGGTGCTGGGAAATGCTAGTAACATCATTGTGCGAGATGGCGGTATCCGAGGTTTCGTGATTATGTTTGACAAGCTCAACAATATAGCAGTAGATGGCTATATGATTGAAGCAGAGGCTGGAGCTAATCTGATTCAGACAACCCATATCGCCCTGCAGAATAGTCTGACTGGCTTTGAGTTTGCCTGTGGCATTCCTGGTAGCGTCGGCGGAGCTGTCTTTATGAACGCTGGGGCTTATGGCGGCGAGATTGCTCATGTGTTGGTATCTTGTAAGGTACTGACTCCTCAGGGACAGGTCAAAACGCTGGACGTTCGAGATATGAAGTTTGGCTATCGCCACTCACTAGTTCAGGAAACAGGCGACATTGTTATTTCTGCTAAGTTTGCTCTTTCGCCTGGTGTTCACAGAACGATTCGTCAGGAAATGGAGCGCTTAACCCATCTGCGGGAGCTCAAGCAGCCTTTGGAATATCCATCCTGTGGCTCTGTTTTCAAGCGTCCTTTGGGTTACTTTGCTGGTCAGCTCATTAGTGAAGCAGGACTCAAAGGTCATCGGATCGGTGGTGTAGAGGTATCTGAGAAGCATGCCGGCTTTATGATTAACGTCGATAAAGGAACGGCTCAAGATTACGAAAATCTTATCGCTCATGTGATTGAAAGGGTGCGGGAAAATTCAGGTATTACTCTGGAGCGCGAAGTCCGCATCATTGGTGAATCTCTGTAA
- the thrB gene encoding homoserine kinase, whose product MKIIVPATSANIGPGFDSVGVALSKYLEIEVLEESQEWVIEHDLNPRIPKDRRNLLVKIALQLAPDIQPRRLKMTSDIPLARGLGSSSSVIVAGIELANELAHLNLSDYQKLKIATKIEGHPDNVAPAIYGNLVVSSSSRNQVSAVVADFPDADFIAYIPDYELRTVESRQVLPNRLSYKEAVAASSIANVAIAALLKGDMKIAGRAIESDLFHEKYRQPLIKEFSDIKFLARKNGSYATYISGAGPTVMVLSPKHKTEKIYQLLQKQNFKGQIFQLQVDTEGVRVEK is encoded by the coding sequence ATGAAAATTATTGTACCGGCGACCAGTGCCAATATCGGTCCTGGCTTTGACTCCGTTGGGGTAGCTCTGTCAAAATATTTGGAAATTGAAGTCTTGGAAGAAAGTCAGGAGTGGGTGATTGAACATGACCTCAATCCGAGAATTCCTAAGGACCGACGCAATTTACTGGTTAAGATTGCGCTGCAGTTGGCTCCAGATATTCAGCCGCGCCGTTTGAAAATGACCAGTGATATTCCATTGGCTCGCGGGCTTGGGTCTTCTAGCTCGGTCATTGTGGCTGGCATTGAATTGGCTAACGAGCTGGCTCACCTTAATTTGTCGGATTATCAGAAACTGAAAATCGCTACCAAGATTGAAGGACATCCTGACAATGTTGCGCCGGCGATTTATGGTAATTTGGTCGTATCTAGCTCATCTAGAAATCAGGTGTCTGCTGTGGTGGCGGACTTTCCGGACGCAGACTTCATCGCCTATATCCCGGACTATGAGCTTCGGACAGTAGAGAGCCGCCAAGTCTTACCAAATCGGCTTTCTTACAAGGAAGCTGTTGCGGCTAGCTCCATTGCCAATGTTGCGATTGCTGCTCTTTTAAAAGGTGATATGAAAATCGCTGGTCGGGCAATCGAGTCTGATTTGTTCCACGAAAAATACCGTCAACCTTTGATCAAGGAATTTTCAGATATTAAGTTCTTAGCCAGAAAAAATGGCTCTTATGCAACCTATATTTCAGGAGCGGGCCCAACTGTCATGGTCTTATCGCCTAAGCACAAGACAGAGAAGATTTATCAGCTTCTGCAAAAACAGAATTTCAAGGGACAAATCTTCCAGCTTCAGGTGGATACTGAGGGTGTGCGAGTAGAAAAATAA
- a CDS encoding homoserine dehydrogenase gives MSIKIALLGFGTVASGVPFLLKENGEKIVQAAHSEIEVAKVLVKDDAEKDRLLAAGNDFNFVTNVEEILKDSEITIVVELMGRIEPAKTFITRALEAGKHVVTANKDLLAVHGAELLEIAQKQNVALYYEAAVAGGIPILRTLVNSLASDKITRILGVVNGTSNFMMTKMVEEGWSYEDALAEAQRLGFAESDPTNDVDGIDAAYKMVILSQFAFGMNVKFEDVGHQGIRNITPEDVAVAQDLGYVVKLVGSIEETASGIAAEVAPTFLPKAHPLASVNGVMNAVFVESIGIGESMYYGPGAGQKPTATSVVADIVRISRRLNEGTVGKAFNEFSRELVLAKPEDVKSSYYFSILAPDSKGQVLHLAEIFNAEDISFKQILQEGTDGEKARVVIITHAVSKTQLENVTAKLKEVAEFDLLNTFKVLGD, from the coding sequence ATGTCTATTAAAATAGCTTTACTTGGTTTTGGAACAGTGGCCAGCGGTGTGCCTTTTTTGCTGAAAGAAAATGGAGAAAAAATCGTTCAAGCGGCTCATTCAGAGATTGAGGTTGCTAAAGTCTTGGTCAAGGACGATGCCGAAAAAGATCGTCTTTTAGCAGCTGGAAATGACTTTAACTTTGTCACAAATGTTGAAGAAATTCTGAAGGATTCTGAAATTACCATCGTTGTAGAATTGATGGGACGAATCGAGCCAGCGAAAACGTTCATCACTCGTGCTCTTGAAGCTGGCAAACATGTGGTAACAGCTAATAAGGACTTGCTGGCTGTTCACGGAGCAGAGTTGCTGGAAATTGCTCAAAAGCAAAATGTAGCTCTCTATTATGAAGCAGCTGTTGCCGGTGGAATTCCAATCCTCCGTACCTTGGTTAATTCATTGGCTTCTGACAAAATTACCCGTATCTTGGGTGTCGTCAATGGAACCTCTAACTTTATGATGACCAAGATGGTGGAAGAGGGTTGGTCTTATGAAGATGCTCTTGCTGAAGCACAGCGTCTTGGTTTTGCTGAAAGCGACCCAACCAATGACGTAGATGGCATTGATGCGGCTTACAAGATGGTCATTCTTAGTCAGTTCGCTTTTGGTATGAATGTTAAGTTTGAAGATGTGGGACATCAGGGAATTCGAAATATCACACCAGAAGATGTGGCTGTTGCTCAAGATTTGGGCTATGTAGTCAAGCTGGTTGGTTCTATTGAAGAAACAGCATCAGGTATTGCAGCAGAAGTAGCTCCAACATTTTTGCCTAAAGCGCATCCTTTGGCTAGTGTCAATGGGGTAATGAACGCCGTCTTTGTCGAATCCATCGGCATCGGAGAATCCATGTACTACGGACCAGGAGCAGGTCAAAAACCAACCGCAACTAGTGTTGTGGCAGATATTGTCCGTATCAGCCGCCGTTTGAATGAAGGAACAGTTGGCAAGGCCTTTAATGAATTCAGCCGTGAGCTTGTGCTAGCTAAGCCAGAAGATGTGAAGAGCAGCTATTACTTCTCTATCTTGGCACCTGATTCTAAAGGTCAAGTTCTGCATTTGGCTGAGATTTTCAATGCTGAGGATATTTCCTTTAAGCAGATTCTGCAGGAAGGTACAGATGGTGAGAAGGCTCGCGTGGTGATTATTACCCATGCTGTCAGCAAGACACAGCTGGAAAATGTCACTGCTAAGCTCAAAGAAGTTGCTGAGTTTGACTTGCTCAATACCTTCAAAGTATTAGGAGATTAA